The window ATACAACCGTTAAGTTAATTTGTTCCAAACCATCACAATTTTTTGCCTTCCCTATCAGTTCAATAATTGGTGATTTTCCTAAACCATTCCCTCGACCTTCCGGTGCTACATACATCCCGAAAACATTCCCTTTATGACTGGTTTTGAGACTGTTTTCCCGCATAAAAGTAACAATTTCAACTAACGAACCATTATTATTAAAAGCACCTAGAACGAATTTATCCTTAGCTGGTTCTAATCGCTCTGCAACAGATTCTAGTGAAAATTTCACTTCTCTCTCATATGTTGAACCAAATGCTTCTGGATTGATTTTTAATACACTCAATCGTACTTCTTGGTACAACAGAGCATCAGACTCATTTAAAATACGAATTTTCATAATTAATCCCCTTACCCCTATTAGGTTACATTTTATAGAAATTATCTCACTCTAGCATATTGGCCGTACTTGTTTAGGATTTTCCAAATATGTTTAGAGGGAAGTAATACAGCCCGTATAAAATCATAACTTTTGTCACCATAAATCCAT of the Lysinibacillus fusiformis genome contains:
- a CDS encoding GNAT family N-acetyltransferase is translated as MKIRILNESDALLYQEVRLSVLKINPEAFGSTYEREVKFSLESVAERLEPAKDKFVLGAFNNNGSLVEIVTFMRENSLKTSHKGNVFGMYVAPEGRGNGLGKSPIIELIGKAKNCDGLEQINLTVVSENSSAKKLYKSLGFEVYA